The DNA segment AGGCAGGGAGCCGATTTCAGGCTTTTAATTGGAACCCTGAGAGCCAGTGGGATTTTACCATCCAGTGGAGACATTCAGGTGCAGACAGAAAACTTGGCCACTCAGGTGAGATTAAACCACCCTTAGACAGTCACCATTCCTCTTCACGTGTAACTCCACCGCATGTATATATTTTTGGTGGAGGTCATGGTAATACCCGCGGCTTAAAGTGAGGCCCTTAAAGAAATTGTTTGCTCCAGACAAAGAAGTTAAAGAAGCAGACTGGTTTAACCTGAAGCCTAACCTGTAACATGAACTGTAAGACTGTGACAGGCTGAGCTGCCTGTAGCCGAAGCTCTCACTGCTTGCGATCTATTTCATTCCTCATTGTTCCAAACAGGCCAGTCTTTCAGCTTAATGTGCATCCAAGTTTATCAGTTCCTTTAAGCACCGTAACCATGTGTTTATGACAGTTGGACATTGCAAGACAGTCATATAATTGTATAATCTGTTCCTACAGATTATACAATTAATCTTCCTCAATTCAATGAGTTCtagtttgtgtttgtctcaTATACATTAGATGaagctttaatttgtttttagtaGGTAATTCACACTTTATCTTTCAGTTGAAGCAGGACAATGTGGTGGAACACATCTCAGCTGCACGTGGAATTATCAACTTTAAAGTTAATCGCAAGCTTCTTGCTCAGGTTTGAGTTTCCACTCACACAGTGACAGcttaagcaaacaaaacaaaatgaaacaaaaaaacttccaCAGCTTCTGCTGTGATCACAGTCCCTCTCCACTTTATCTGTTCCAGAAATTGTTGGAGCCATTTGGAAATGGGGAGAATGATAAATTTGGGTTAAATAGTGAACTTTTCAATACTCTCACGACAGGAACGACGTTAGTGGAGTACAGgtaagtttgtttttcagttttatttatacggcGATAAATTTAAATGCGGCCTCTTTGTTAAAACGGGGGAAGGATTCTGTATGTCTCCCCCTTATTTTAACGTACACACCCTGACTATGTAACTAGGTAcgcctgttcaactgctcattagtGTAaacatctaatcagccaatcacattacaACAACTTTGTGTATTTAGCCATGTGAACATGGCTAAGGCAACCTATGGAAGTTCAACCTAAGTGTAAGAATGAGGCAGCATAATAACACAGcttgtcacaaagctcaaatgatctcaaactggtctcttgaacatgacagtgagttcactgaaATGCCCTCCACAGTCACTGAACTCAATCTAATAAAGCAGATTTGGGATGTGGTAGAACAAcgtggatgtgcagctgacaaatctttAACAACTCTGTCATGTCATTGCTTAAATATGGACCAAACTCCCTGAGGAATTGTATCCAGCGCCTTGTTCTTTGGAATAAGAAAAAGTGGCTAATGTAGCTATTGAGTGTATTCATTTCCACTTAACAGACAGAGTTGATATGTTGATATGCTTACAGCTCTCCAAACATTGCCAAAAAATTCCATGCTGGACACTTGCGGTCCACAATAATTGGTGAGTATAAACTaaactgataataataataatagtacaattattattattaactgaaATGCATGTGAGCTACATATTAAATCGAGCCTTACCAATGAACTTATTACTGATTACAAAAATGTGCACAAAAgggtttaaaatgattttttttttgtcatcttgAGCAACaagtttcgttttttttttaaccgtgAGTCCGCACAGTTTTACCTTTTAATTATCAGGAAATCttcaaaatatttatattgttagcTTGAAGAAGAAAATTAAGACCCGATGTGTCATTACTAGATTTTCAAATTCTTAAATAGCAAATAGTTTTTCagcaagtgtaaaaaaaaaatatataaactctaTCTTCAGGTAACTTCATTGCTAACCTTAAACAGTCACTTGGAAATGATGTCATTCGAATGAACTACCTTGGAGACTGGGGGATGCAGTTTGGTGAGTTGGTCAGAAAATTACTCTACAGTGAGGGattatcttttgtttgtttgtttgtttgtttgtttgtttattaaaacGTCAAGGACAAGTAACCTGTCTTGGATTTCAGGTTTGCTGGGAGCTGGATTTGGGCAATTTGGAAGTCCggaaaaattaaaacagaatcCCTTACAGCATTTGTTCGAAGTGAGTTTGGATGTTTGGAGAAAGACCCAATAGATGCTCTCTGACTCTCAAATTTATATTTAAGCACTGAATGAGCCTCAGTTGCATGTTTAGAAGATGTTGTTTTAGTGTTATATTCTAAATGCTGTTTAAAAAGGCATTTTTAAACAGcaccagtgtttgttttttttgcttttcaggtTTATGTTCGAGTAAACAAAGAAGCAGAGAACAATGAGGATATGAAACAGGCTGCCAGAGACTTCTTTAGACAGCTGGAGCAGCACGAGAGCCATGTTGTCTCCTTATGGCAGCAGTTCAGAGACATCACAGTGAAGGAGTATCAGGACATTTATGAGGTTAGAAAGCTGCCAGGCAGCTTGGTAACAGCTTGAGTCTCTAAAGATAGAAACTtgaaatgagaaataaaaatgtttaacagTTGACTGCCATGGAGCACGACTGAGATTGATTTAAAATCTCTCCAGCGGTTGGGGGTCCACTTCGACGTTTACAGCGGGGAGTCCTTTCACCAGGATCAGGCCCAGGAGGtggtgcagcagctgcagagccGGGGCCTGCTGAAGACATCTGAGTATGTGGCGACCTTCGATTGGTAACTGGTGTGTCTAACACCAAGTAAACATGTGCTAAGAGGCCACCTATTAGTCAGAGTTCAGCTTCCCTACAAACAGAATACAAATAGATTTTAACAGATGGGGAAGTTTATTTGCAAAAAGTGTGTCCATCTTTAAGCAAGGCTTTAAACTGTGAATAACATATATTTAATTGTGAAGGTGTCGTCGATCCCCGATGCATCAGTCATTCATTTTGGAGCCATTTGGAGATGTCACAGAACTTTTTATAGCTCTGTTTTTGATCTCGTTCAGCTCTACAGGGAAATATCTGGCTCTTTGGCTAATACATTCTCCTCTGTGCTCACCTGTGTCTGCCAGCTCTTTGGTGCTCAGCAGGTTGTGTCCTGTTGGTTTTTAGagctttactttgaaaaacGAGAGCAACGGCTGAACCAAAACAGTTAAGCTGGAAGGCAGAGAGATTAAATTTGAAAGGAAATACAGATTCACATAGTTATCTACCAGTTTATTGCTACATGCCACCCCTTGTATAATGATATTGTTAAAATATTTACCTAAGCCCAGACTTCTCTCACCCCATACACCTTTTCCAGCTCTATCAGATAACCAAAACACTTCAACTGGCTCATTTTACTGTGCAGGAGCCAGTTGAAGTGTTTTTTTACAACACACTAtgttgacttaaaaaaaagatcaaaggtCCAGTTTACCCTTTCCTGTACAGGATCACCCGCATCACAACCTAGAATCAGGCCCAGGGTACCGGCTCAAGGCAGAGGGTTTGGAAGCTACTTGGGTCTGCCCTCCCGTGAACTCACAGGAGGAGTGTAGGGATTCAGTGCTTAGTAgcttaaaaatgaaatacagtaaaatatgCATAGATTCAACAGCTGAGCCTGACCCTATGTCTTCTGgacataatgattttttttttctgttgacagGAAGGGCACTGGTGTGGTGGATCTTTCCCCCAATAGAGACATGACCAACGTCTGCACAGTGCTCCGCAGCGATGGTACGACTCTCTACATCACCAGGTTAGTTAGCAAGAATTGCGATCGGCACAAAATGGTGAAAGCTTTTAGTCCTTGGGATTTAAGTTTATGTGAGCCCACTGAAATTGTTAGCTGCTTTACTCTGAAAAATCGAGTGCACCTGGTAAATGATGTCTCTCCCTCTGATTTGACGCCATAAgcacttattttgtattttctgttttagagATATCGCTGCAGCCATTAACCGAAAGGAAAAGTACAGTTTTGATGAGATGATTTATGTGGTAAGCACACCcaagctctctttttttgcctGCTGCTTTATGCCAATAACAGACGAGGAATAGATAGTAGAAATTGAATGACTTTAATAATCATGGAGCCCAGTTTATTTTCTGCattataatttttgttttttgccgtTAATTTTTTTGAGCTGAAAACGGAGCAGAAAAATAAACTACTTTCACAACTGGTCATTTAAGTAACTTATAGCCAAGCAATCTTTGTctaatttgcttttttaaaaaagcagaagaaatgtATTGAGAAATACACCTGGACTTTcgttttaatgaaaaataaataaataataattttctggTAATTTTCTCAAAACAAGTAGTAAATAATCGAGAACAGCAACTGGCAGATTAACTGTTTATGGTTAGTCTGTATGAtattcatattttgtatttaattcagtatttaaactgaaaaaaaaagtctttataaGACTTAATATGAAATATTGTATTAGAAACACTAGCAGGACCTTTCTATGGAAGCTTGGAGTTATCTCAAAATTGTAACTCAATAACTTGAcatttgaaatgtttctttttctagaCAGATAAAAGTCAAGAGAATCACTTCTCCCAGTTATTCCAGATCTTGCTTGCGATGGGTCACTCTTGGGCAGATGGGTAATGTAGCATTACATAAATTCACCCATAATGCACCGGTTTAATGAAAACTAATTAATGTCAGCTCTCAATCGTATTTTTGCACATTATGTTTATGAAAGACTTGAAATTAAAGATGCATTTAAGGCTGGAATGACAGTAAACCTCGGCTCAGTAATTACAGGATTTCCACGGTCTCTCTTGTAATTCAATGAAGATAGATTCAGCATTACTTTACTCCTCCCACCCAAAACAGGCAGCTGTTGTAATTAGAAACAGAATGAAATTCTGCTGTCTCATGATGTCTGTGTGATGGTGCTGGCAACTTTGTGTTGGCCTTAATATTTAAGCCAACTTCAGGCTTCTATTCCACATTTCACTTAAATTTTCTGCCACTTGTAgttattgctttttttctttta comes from the Astatotilapia calliptera chromosome 15, fAstCal1.2, whole genome shotgun sequence genome and includes:
- the rars2 gene encoding putative arginine--tRNA ligase, mitochondrial isoform X3; this encodes MACFFRRKIAEKLGRALQQSEDVFIPALTAVPVLKKQQGADFRLLIGTLRASGILPSSGDIQVQTENLATQLKQDNVVEHISAARGIINFKVNRKLLAQKLLEPFGNGENDKFGLNSELFNTLTTGTTLVEYSSPNIAKKFHAGHLRSTIIGNFIANLKQSLGNDVIRMNYLGDWGMQFGLLGAGFGQFGSPEKLKQNPLQHLFEVYVRVNKEAENNEDMKQAARDFFRQLEQHESHVVSLWQQFRDITVKEYQDIYERLGVHFDVYSGESFHQDQAQEVVQQLQSRGLLKTSEKGTGVVDLSPNRDMTNVCTVLRSDGTTLYITRDIAAAINRKEKYSFDEMIYVTDKSQENHFSQLFQILLAMGHSWADGCRHVSFGLVQGMKTRAGEVVFLEDVLDEARARMLNNMSQSNTTKELENPEDTAEKVGISALIIQDFKGPLQSDYKFNWDRMLQAQGDTGVFLQYTHARLCSLKQTNKGVEAVAFDPSLLSEQTCTAILQHLLRYDEVLYQSAQDLQPKHLVNFLLKLCHLIASAHRELPVKGSPEAVAQVQRKQRQGYDCSAEHAQSWPTG
- the rars2 gene encoding putative arginine--tRNA ligase, mitochondrial isoform X1, which produces MACFFRRKIAEKLGRALQQSEDVFIPALTAVPVLKKQQGADFRLLIGTLRASGILPSSGDIQVQTENLATQLKQDNVVEHISAARGIINFKVNRKLLAQKLLEPFGNGENDKFGLNSELFNTLTTGTTLVEYSSPNIAKKFHAGHLRSTIIGNFIANLKQSLGNDVIRMNYLGDWGMQFGLLGAGFGQFGSPEKLKQNPLQHLFEVYVRVNKEAENNEDMKQAARDFFRQLEQHESHVVSLWQQFRDITVKEYQDIYERLGVHFDVYSGESFHQDQAQEVVQQLQSRGLLKTSEKGTGVVDLSPNRDMTNVCTVLRSDGTTLYITRDIAAAINRKEKYSFDEMIYVGMKTRAGEVVFLEDVLDEARARMLNNMSQSNTTKELENPEDTAEKVGISALIIQDFKGPLQSDYKFNWDRMLQAQGDTGVFLQYTHARLCSLKQTNKGVEAVAFDPSLLSEQTCTAILQHLLRYDEVLYQSAQDLQPKHLVNFLLKLCHLIASAHRELPVKGSPEAVAQVQRKQSKVTTVQRSMLSPGQRDENPGHHTSKQNVKTTSVCVSVLFSAATIVDLYSKNRALYCQNKIMLVCRIGSSLYSEKHFSANKNCTITFITRQH
- the rars2 gene encoding putative arginine--tRNA ligase, mitochondrial isoform X2 — translated: MACFFRRKIAEKLGRALQQSEDVFIPALTAVPVLKKQQGADFRLLIGTLRASGILPSSGDIQVQTENLATQLKQDNVVEHISAARGIINFKVNRKLLAQKLLEPFGNGENDKFGLNSELFNTLTTGTTLVEYSSPNIAKKFHAGHLRSTIIGNFIANLKQSLGNDVIRMNYLGDWGMQFGLLGAGFGQFGSPEKLKQNPLQHLFEVYVRVNKEAENNEDMKQAARDFFRQLEQHESHVVSLWQQFRDITVKEYQDIYERLGVHFDVYSGESFHQDQAQEVVQQLQSRGLLKTSEKGTGVVDLSPNRDMTNVCTVLRSDGTTLYITRDIAAAINRKEKYSFDEMIYVTDKSQENHFSQLFQILLAMGHSWADGCRHVSFGLVQGMKTRAGEVVFLEDVLDEARARMLNNMSQSNTTKELENPEDTAEKVGISALIIQDFKGPLQSDYKFNWDRMLQAQGDTGVFLQYTHARLCSLKQTNKGVEAVAFDPSLLSEQTCTAILQHLLRYDEVLYQSAQDLQPKHLVNFLLKLCHLIASAHRELPVKGSPEAVAQARLRLFSGACSVLANGMRILGITPVNKM